In Carassius auratus strain Wakin chromosome 46, ASM336829v1, whole genome shotgun sequence, the following proteins share a genomic window:
- the LOC113064161 gene encoding twinkle protein, mitochondrial-like codes for MWRSRFLRGTGCLLQGAGCIPCKPSHLPPLRYLSFYQPCLHPVLQRSCRAPTCYSSENCLRPAFAFYFFRKFRKDAKSIIDFPAQHLTVTDIKQYLRSKDIPFHDGYSCLHAPSIFMEPAPEGSGKENYSLFINKTTGQFLCKETLVEGSWEDLQDCIEVMLNEGQTSIGPNVLLGFPESLEEQEEREMEMKEVQRIWSSSMPFSDLLDEEVQLIKTMFQIGKLTNATLKRFGVRFFKPTKSLVFPWFSGRDSCLRGVKLLSAAMKGDRRVVYTEATIPKISNYHNLFGLPLIGRKDSEVVLTGREVDSMAVSQATGLPSLALPRGVSCLPPILLPYLEQFKKVTLWLGGDMRSWEASKIFSRKLGLKRSSLIRPGDFQPCPSEALAQGRNLARIVKASIPAAHKSIVSFKQLREDVYGELVNVEQVAGIHWSRFPELNRILKGHRKGELTVFTGPTGSGKTTFISEFALDLCIQGVNTLWGSFEINNVRLAKIMLTQFAKQRLEENLDQYDMWADKFEDLPLYFMTFHGQQNIKNVLDTMQHAVYLYDISHVIIDNLQFMMGQENLSVDKFAVQDHIIGAFRKFATNSCCHVTLIIHPRKEEDDKELQTASIFGTAKASQEADNVLILQEKKLVTCPGRRSLQVAKNRFDGDVGIFPLEFNKASLTFSAPVKGKQKLRMVKVDKNNSTEEIEETELKEKSEKALKPAKAKTAKTVKRSATLKDTTDGEGNNQ; via the exons ATGTGGAGGAGCAGGTTTCTCAGGGGCACAGGCTGTCTCTTGCAGGGGGCGGGCTGTATTCCTTGTAAACCCTCTCATCTTCCACCCTTGAGATATTTATCATTTTACCAGCCCTGTCTCCATCCAGTCCTGCAGCGTTCTTGTAGGGCACCAACTTGCTATAGTTCTGAAAACTGTTTAAGACCTgcttttgcattttatttcttcaGAAAATTTAGAAAAGATGCAAAGTCAATCATTGATTTCCCTGCCCAGCACCTCACAGTAACTGATATCAAGCAGTATCTCCGTTCCAAAGATATCCCTTTCCATGATGGCTACAGCTGCTTACATGCTCCTAGTATTTTTATGGAACCAGCACCTGAAGGGTCTGGAAAAGAGAATTACTCACTGTTCATCAATAAAACCACGGGACAGTTCCTGTGTAAGGAGACTTTAGTGGAGGGGAGCTGGGAGGACCTCCAGGATTGCATTGAGGTGATGTTGAATGAAGGTCAGACCTCCATCGGCCCTAATGTGCTGCTGGGTTTTCCTGAGAGCTTGGAGGAGCaagaagaaagagagatggagatgaAGGAGGTGCAAAGAATATGGAGCAGCTCCATGCCATTTTCCGACCTCCTGGATGAGGAAGTGCAGCTCATTAAAACCATGTTTCAGATTGGTAAACTCACCAACGCCACACTGAAGAGATTTGGTGTGAGGTTCTTCAAACCCACCAAGAGTTTGGTGTTCCCCTGGTTTAGTGGACGTGACTCGTGTCTCCGGGGTGTTAAATTGCTTTCTGCTGCCATGAAAGGTGACAGACGTGTGGTCTACACCGAAGCGACGATTCCAAAAATCTCCAACTACCACAACCTCTTCGGCCTGCCTTTGATTGGAAGAAAGGACAGTGAGGTTGTGCTCACAGGACGTGAGGTAGACAGCATGGCGGTGAGTCAGGCTACTGGTCTTCCATCTTTGGCCTTGCCACGGGGTGTAAGCTGTCTGCCTCCGATCCTCCTGCCTTATCTGGAGCAATTCAAGAAAGTCACACTGTGGCTGGGAGGAGATATGCGCTCCTGGGAAGCCTCAAAAATATTCTCCAGGAAGCTTGGACTGAAACGCTCTTCTCTTATCCGGCCAGGGGACTTTCAGCCGTGCCCCAGTGAGGCACTGGCCCAGGGCAGGAACTTGGCACGAATTGTCAAGGCTTCAATCCCTGCTGCCCACAAGTCCATTGTGTCCTTCAAGCAGCTCAGGGAGGATGTGTATGGGGAACTGGTTAATGTGGAGCAGGTGGCTGGGATACATTGGTCTCGATTCCCTGAGCTTAATCGTATACTTAAAGGTCATCGCAAAGGGGAACTGACAGTTTTTACAG GTCCAACAGGCAGTGGAAAGACCACCTTCATTAGCGAGTTTGCCCTAGATCTGTGCATACAGGGTGTCAACACATTATGGGGCAGCTTTGAAATCAACAATGTGCGCCTGGCCAAAATTATGCTGACCCAGTTTGCCAAGCAAAGACTCGAGGAGAACCTGGATCAATATGACATGTGGGCTGACAAGTTTGAGGACCTGCCTCTCTACTTTATGACCTTCCATGGACAGCAGAACATCAA GAATGTTTTGGATACCATGCAGCATGCCGTTTACCTGTATGACATCAGTCATGTGATCATTGATAACCTGCAGTTTATGATGGGCCAGGAGAACCTGTCTGTGGACAA GTTTGCAGTGCAAGACCACATCATTGGAGCCTTCAGGAAGTTTGCCACAAACAgttgctgtcatgtgactttaaTCATCCACCCCCGGAAAGAAGAGGATGATAAAGAACTGCAGACAGCATCCATCTTTGGCACAGCCAAG GCCAGTCAGGAGGCAGATAACGTGCTCATCCTTCAGGAGAAGAAGTTGGTGACGTGTCCAGGCCGTAGGTCCCTTCAGGTGGCCAAGAACCGCTTCGATGGGGACGTGGGGATCTTTCCTTTAGAATTTAATAAAGCCTCGCTTACCTTCTCTGCGCCTGTGAAGGGAAAACAGAAGCTTCGTATGGTTAAAGTGGACAAGAATAACAGCACAGAGGAAATAGAGGAGACTGAACTCAAAGAAAAAAGTGAGAAAGCTCTCAAGCCTGCCAAAGCAAAGACCGCAAAGACAGTTAAGAGGTCAGCAACATTAAAAGATACTACAGATGGAGAAGGAAATAATCAGTAG
- the LOC113063738 gene encoding galactokinase-like, producing MANICPIKNVADLVSEARRVYRETFDGDDAHVAVCAPGRVNLIGEHTDYNEGFVLPMALPMVTVIVGSKTSGQKCCVVTQTESADEPRVVHFDLPNELTPLLRGQPNWANYVKGVVQHYRARPIPGFRAVIASSVPLGGGLSSSASLEVAVYTFLQQLCPDDGDQIAKAVACQQAEHTHAAVPCGIMDQFVSVLGKEGHALLIDCRSLEATAVPLADPGLVILITNSNVRHSLTGSEYPTRRKQCEEAAALLGKKSLREATLQDLEAAKDRLEGVTYRRARHVIEEIERTAQAAEALKRGDYKEFGRLMVESHNSLRDNYEVSCPELDELVAAALEVDGVFGSRMTGGG from the exons ATGGCCAACATTTGTCCAATTAAAAATGTTGCAGATTTGGTTTCTGAAGCTCGTcgtgtgtaccgggaaacatttGACGGAGATGATGCACATGTTGCAGTTTGCGCTCCTGGACGTGTGAATTTAATCGGAGAACATACAGATTATAATGAAGGATTTGTTCTCCCAATG GCCCTGCCGATGGTGACCGTTATAGTGGGCAGCAAAACTTCTGGCCAGAAGTGCTGTGTTGTAACTCAGACGGAATCTGCTGATGAGCCCAGGGTGGTGCACTTTGATCTCCCAAATGAACTGACCCCACTTTTAAGAGGGCAGCCAAACTGGGCCAATTATGTAAAGGGAGTTGTACAGCACTACAGAG CACGACCCATCCCTGGCTTCAGAGCTGTAATAGCCAGTAGTGTGCCACTAGGAGGTGGACTGTCCAGCTCAGCTTCACTTGAAGTGGCTGTGTACACATTCCTGCAGCAGTTGTGTCCAG ATGATGGGGATCAGATAGCGAAGGCAGTGGCCTGTCAGCAGGCTGAACACACTCATGCTGCTGTGCCCTGTGGCATCATGGACCAGTTTGTGTCCGTTTTGGGTAAAGAGGGCCACGCTTTGCTCATTGACTGCAG ATCTTTGGAGGCCACTGCTGTCCCTTTGGCTGACCCTGGACTTGTAATCCTGATCACTAATTCCAATGTTAGACATTCACTCACAGGAAGCGAGTATCCTACCAGACGAAAACAATGTGAGGAGGCAGCAGCCCTTTTGGGCAAGAAAAGTCTAAGAGAGGCTACTTTGCAAGATTTGGAGG CTGCCAAGGATCGATTGGAGGGTGTGACATACCGTCGGGCACGTCATGTGATCGAGGAGATTGAGCGCACAGCGCAAGCTGCCGAGGCACTGAAGAGAGGGGATTACAAAGAGTTTGGGAGGCTGATGGTGGAGAGCCACAATTCTCTTAG ggATAATTACGAGGTCAGCTGTCCAGAATTGGATGAGCTGGTGGCGGCAGCATTGGAGGTGGATGGAGTGTTTGGGAGTCGGATGACGGGGGGAGGTTAG